In Paenarthrobacter sp. GOM3, a single window of DNA contains:
- a CDS encoding AAA family ATPase has translation MESKRQVTVEPSLLHGEAYSERPHDGAALNGHRPQVMDADGFHDASERILASINQVIDGKADAAKLALTVLLAQGHLLLEDVPGVGKTLLAKTLARTVDCTVSRIQFTPDLLPSDVTGVSIYNQSSRQFEFRPGAVFANIVIGDEINRASAKTQSALLECMEEHQVTVDGHSYQLGLPFMVVATQNPIEMEGTYPLPEAQRDRFMARISMGYPDKEAEIEMLETHQASSPLVKVTPVVTANDVAAMIATVQQVYVSTAIKEYTVAIGRATRDSARLRLGASPRSLLQLLRAAKATAALDGRDFVLPDDVVDVAESVLAHRIILDRKAASSGDTPQSILRGILASLPVAQETPGAGRRDRHTA, from the coding sequence ATGGAGTCCAAGCGACAAGTCACTGTTGAACCCTCGCTCCTCCATGGCGAGGCCTACAGTGAGCGCCCCCATGATGGTGCTGCCCTCAACGGTCACAGGCCGCAGGTCATGGACGCGGACGGGTTCCACGACGCCAGTGAACGAATCCTGGCCTCCATCAACCAGGTCATCGACGGGAAAGCGGACGCCGCCAAGCTGGCACTGACTGTCCTGCTCGCCCAGGGCCACCTTCTGTTGGAGGACGTGCCCGGCGTGGGGAAGACCCTCTTGGCCAAGACGTTGGCCCGGACCGTGGACTGCACGGTCTCACGCATCCAGTTCACCCCGGACCTCCTGCCCTCGGACGTCACGGGTGTGTCCATCTATAACCAATCCTCGCGGCAATTCGAGTTCCGCCCGGGTGCCGTGTTCGCGAACATCGTGATCGGCGATGAAATCAACCGCGCTTCTGCCAAGACCCAGTCGGCCCTCCTGGAGTGCATGGAGGAGCACCAGGTCACCGTGGACGGCCATTCCTACCAGCTGGGTCTCCCGTTCATGGTGGTGGCTACGCAGAACCCCATCGAAATGGAGGGCACGTACCCGCTGCCCGAAGCGCAACGTGACCGGTTCATGGCCAGGATTTCCATGGGCTATCCGGACAAGGAAGCCGAGATCGAGATGCTTGAAACGCACCAGGCATCTTCACCGTTGGTCAAGGTGACGCCGGTGGTGACGGCCAATGATGTTGCTGCCATGATTGCCACCGTCCAGCAGGTTTATGTATCCACGGCCATCAAGGAATACACGGTGGCTATCGGTCGGGCTACCCGCGACAGCGCCCGCCTGCGCCTGGGTGCGAGCCCGCGGTCCTTGCTACAGCTGTTGCGGGCCGCGAAGGCCACAGCGGCCCTCGACGGCCGGGACTTCGTCCTCCCGGATGACGTGGTGGATGTGGCCGAGTCGGTCCTGGCGCACCGGATCATCCTGGACCGCAAGGCTGCGAGTTCGGGCGACACACCGCAAAGCATCCTCCGGGGCATCCTCGCCTCCCTGCCGGTGGCGCAGGAAACGCCCGGCGCGGGTCGCAGGGACCGGCACACCGCTTAG
- a CDS encoding TatD family hydrolase → MCNSLAPAPYRAPADATEPTEARKEYPPAPEPLPVPVMDNHTHLDFRHGLIEVSVRDAMDSAEAVGVQGAVQVGCDLESSRFTVQAVEADARLLGAVAIHPNDAPIYAGRGELESALAEIEELASHPRVRAIGETGLDFFRTHGEGLAHQRYSFRRHIDIAKRLGLTLQIHDRDAHDDVVQVLGEEGAPERVVFHCFSGDAELARICNDNGWYMSFAGTMTFKNAGNLREALAIAEPSRILVETDSPFLTPHPHRGRPNASYMVPYTVRSMAEVTGNDLSELCSRLAENTLRAYGSWA, encoded by the coding sequence ATGTGCAACTCCCTCGCCCCTGCTCCGTACCGCGCGCCAGCCGATGCAACTGAACCCACAGAAGCCCGGAAGGAATATCCGCCTGCGCCCGAGCCCCTGCCCGTGCCCGTCATGGACAACCACACCCATCTGGACTTCCGGCACGGCCTGATCGAGGTTTCGGTCCGGGACGCCATGGACTCAGCCGAGGCCGTGGGCGTACAGGGCGCCGTGCAGGTGGGCTGCGACCTTGAATCTTCCCGGTTCACCGTGCAGGCCGTGGAAGCCGATGCGCGCTTGCTGGGAGCCGTGGCCATCCACCCCAACGATGCGCCCATCTATGCAGGGCGCGGGGAGCTGGAGTCGGCGCTCGCGGAGATCGAGGAATTGGCATCCCACCCGCGCGTCCGCGCCATCGGAGAGACCGGGTTGGATTTTTTCCGGACCCACGGGGAAGGGTTGGCCCATCAGCGGTACTCCTTCCGGCGCCACATCGACATAGCAAAGCGGCTGGGTCTGACCCTGCAGATCCACGACCGTGACGCCCATGATGACGTGGTGCAGGTGCTGGGGGAGGAGGGGGCACCGGAGCGGGTGGTTTTCCATTGTTTCTCCGGCGACGCGGAGCTGGCCCGGATCTGCAACGACAACGGCTGGTACATGTCTTTCGCCGGCACCATGACCTTCAAGAACGCGGGCAACCTCCGAGAGGCGTTGGCCATCGCCGAGCCCAGCAGGATCCTGGTGGAAACGGATTCGCCTTTCCTGACTCCGCACCCGCATCGAGGACGGCCGAACGCCAGCTACATGGTTCCGTACACGGTCCGTTCCATGGCGGAAGTGACAGGAAATGACCTTTCCGAGCTGTGTTCGCGATTGGCCGAAAACACGCTGCGTGCCTATGGATCATGGGCCTGA
- a CDS encoding resuscitation-promoting factor, whose amino-acid sequence MIKFFTTDGKFSFLKVGTQLLVVAALVVGVVAFVGNNKTVTLNVDGKVSSIQTFGGTVDQVVKAAKVELKDADRVSPALDSKVENGSVVNVNLAKAVSIELDGARKTVNTTAPDVAGLVSELGVASSSEVSQPKEASLQVTGSFVSISTPKTISLVADGKDTSTTTTAPDVATVLKDAGIAVGANDRVSQPGNAPVIQDMVIKVSRVDTSKTDQATEEVPFESVKTDSADLFKGEEKVTQKGVPGALTKNFKLVMVDGREASRTLVSSDVTTKPVTEQVSVGTKARPVATPAKATAAAPTSSGPTGAPNEAMWDRIAQCESGGNWSINSGNGYYGGLQFSGPTWLANGGGAYAANASLATKAQQIEIANRLYAKNGLSDWGCAHAA is encoded by the coding sequence GTGATCAAGTTCTTCACAACGGATGGCAAGTTCAGCTTCCTTAAAGTCGGGACCCAGTTGCTGGTTGTTGCAGCGCTGGTAGTAGGTGTCGTCGCCTTCGTGGGCAACAACAAGACGGTCACCCTTAACGTCGACGGCAAAGTGAGCTCCATCCAGACCTTCGGTGGCACCGTAGACCAGGTGGTCAAGGCAGCCAAGGTCGAGCTGAAGGACGCAGACCGCGTTTCCCCCGCACTGGACAGCAAGGTCGAGAACGGCTCGGTGGTCAACGTCAATCTGGCCAAGGCTGTCTCCATTGAGCTGGACGGTGCCCGGAAGACCGTCAACACCACTGCTCCGGACGTGGCAGGGCTGGTAAGCGAACTCGGAGTGGCCAGTTCCTCCGAGGTATCCCAGCCCAAGGAAGCCTCCCTGCAGGTGACCGGCTCCTTCGTTTCAATCTCCACGCCCAAGACCATCAGCCTCGTCGCTGACGGCAAGGACACCAGCACCACCACGACGGCGCCCGACGTCGCCACCGTCCTCAAGGACGCCGGCATCGCCGTGGGCGCCAACGACCGTGTCTCGCAGCCCGGCAACGCCCCCGTCATCCAGGACATGGTGATCAAGGTTTCCCGGGTGGACACCAGCAAGACCGATCAGGCCACCGAAGAAGTTCCTTTCGAAAGCGTGAAGACCGACTCCGCAGACCTGTTCAAGGGCGAAGAGAAGGTCACCCAGAAGGGTGTACCCGGCGCACTGACGAAGAACTTCAAGTTGGTCATGGTTGATGGCCGCGAGGCGTCCCGCACGCTGGTTTCCAGCGACGTCACGACCAAGCCCGTTACCGAGCAGGTCAGCGTAGGAACCAAGGCACGCCCCGTCGCCACTCCGGCCAAGGCCACCGCAGCAGCACCAACGTCCAGCGGCCCCACCGGCGCCCCGAACGAGGCAATGTGGGACAGGATCGCCCAGTGCGAATCCGGTGGAAACTGGTCCATCAACAGCGGTAATGGCTACTACGGCGGCCTGCAGTTCTCCGGCCCCACCTGGTTGGCCAACGGTGGTGGCGCTTACGCTGCCAACGCCAGCCTCGCCACCAAGGCGCAGCAAATCGAGATCGCCAACCGCCTCTACGCAAAGAACGGCCTCAGCGACTGGGGCTGCGCGCACGCAGCCTAG
- the rsmA gene encoding 16S rRNA (adenine(1518)-N(6)/adenine(1519)-N(6))-dimethyltransferase RsmA — protein MTEPNSDPAAVAPLLGATDIRRLAEEIGVRPTKTLGQNFVIDGNTIRRIVSAANIDAGETVLEVGPGLGSLTLGLLDAAKSVVAVEIDPVLAGKLPETVRAWRPHAEENFHLVLSDAMKVTELPVPPTALVANLPYNVAVPVVLHLLQHFPSLQHGLVMVQDEVADRLAATPGSKIYGVPSVKAAWYGHMRKAGVIGMNVFWPAPKIHSGLVAFTRHDPPQTHATREQVFAVIDAAFAQRRKTLRAALAGWAGSAAEAERCLVAAGVDPTARGEVLDISAYVKIAEARHPVDA, from the coding sequence GTGACTGAACCGAATTCCGATCCCGCCGCCGTCGCGCCTTTGCTGGGCGCCACAGACATCCGACGGCTTGCCGAGGAAATCGGTGTACGCCCTACAAAAACCCTGGGCCAGAACTTTGTGATTGACGGCAACACGATCCGCAGGATCGTGTCCGCCGCCAATATCGACGCCGGCGAGACCGTGTTGGAGGTCGGGCCCGGGCTGGGTTCCCTCACCTTGGGCCTGCTGGACGCGGCCAAATCGGTGGTGGCTGTGGAGATCGACCCCGTCCTGGCCGGGAAGTTGCCGGAAACCGTTCGGGCTTGGCGGCCGCACGCCGAGGAGAACTTCCACTTGGTGCTCTCGGACGCCATGAAGGTTACCGAACTGCCCGTGCCTCCCACGGCACTGGTGGCCAACCTGCCCTACAACGTTGCCGTGCCCGTGGTGCTGCACCTGCTCCAGCATTTCCCGAGCCTGCAGCACGGCCTGGTGATGGTGCAGGACGAGGTAGCCGACCGCCTGGCAGCAACTCCCGGATCCAAGATCTATGGGGTGCCGTCCGTTAAGGCCGCCTGGTATGGCCACATGCGCAAGGCAGGTGTCATTGGCATGAACGTGTTTTGGCCCGCGCCCAAAATCCACTCAGGACTCGTGGCGTTCACCCGCCATGACCCGCCGCAGACGCACGCCACCAGGGAACAGGTTTTCGCCGTCATCGACGCAGCATTCGCCCAGCGGCGCAAGACCCTTCGCGCCGCGCTGGCCGGTTGGGCGGGGAGCGCAGCAGAAGCGGAACGTTGCCTCGTTGCTGCCGGTGTGGATCCGACTGCCCGCGGTGAAGTCCTGGATATTTCCGCGTACGTCAAAATCGCCGAAGCCCGCCACCCCGTGGACGCATGA
- a CDS encoding 4-(cytidine 5'-diphospho)-2-C-methyl-D-erythritol kinase, with protein MTPGTRKPSSLPFVGDRFHARTVRVKAPGKVNVSLSVGPLRADGYHSVASVYLAVSLYEEVAATSTETGGITVSISPDSTLDLDGVDIPLDERNLAYKAAAIMAEMSEKPTGVHLEITKRVPVAGGMGGGSADAAATLLACDALWNSGLSREELAHLAAELGADVPFSLLGGTAVGLGVGDKLSPALAKAQTDWVLVFADYGLSTPDVFRTLDGLRDSEGVDIPEPVDVDPTILQALRHGDPETLSRVLINDLQRASITLAPQLRDTIGLGEARGALAGMVSGSGPTVALLARDSVSASVLAEELTHRGHTAVAVHGPVPGARIISDTLL; from the coding sequence ATGACGCCGGGCACCCGTAAGCCGAGCAGCCTGCCGTTCGTGGGGGACCGCTTCCATGCCCGGACAGTGCGGGTCAAAGCGCCGGGAAAGGTCAACGTCTCCCTGAGCGTGGGCCCCCTGCGCGCCGACGGCTACCATTCGGTGGCCAGCGTCTACCTCGCCGTTTCCCTCTACGAGGAAGTAGCGGCAACCAGTACCGAGACTGGCGGAATCACCGTCAGCATCAGCCCGGACAGCACCCTGGACCTCGACGGCGTCGATATACCTCTGGACGAACGCAACCTCGCCTACAAGGCCGCCGCCATCATGGCAGAAATGTCCGAGAAGCCCACTGGCGTGCACCTGGAAATCACCAAGCGCGTGCCGGTTGCGGGTGGCATGGGCGGCGGTTCCGCGGACGCCGCGGCCACGCTGCTCGCGTGCGATGCCCTGTGGAACAGCGGCCTTTCCCGCGAGGAACTCGCGCACTTGGCAGCAGAACTGGGTGCAGACGTGCCCTTTTCCCTCCTGGGCGGCACCGCCGTCGGGCTTGGCGTGGGAGATAAACTTTCGCCCGCACTGGCCAAGGCGCAAACGGACTGGGTGCTGGTCTTCGCCGACTACGGGCTGTCAACACCGGACGTCTTCCGCACCCTCGATGGCCTCCGGGATTCCGAAGGGGTGGATATTCCGGAGCCCGTGGATGTGGATCCCACCATTCTCCAAGCCCTCCGCCACGGCGACCCCGAGACGCTCAGCCGGGTCCTCATCAACGACCTCCAGCGGGCCTCCATCACCCTCGCACCACAACTGCGCGACACCATCGGACTGGGCGAAGCACGCGGCGCGTTGGCCGGCATGGTCTCCGGTTCCGGCCCCACCGTTGCGTTGCTGGCCCGGGACTCCGTCTCGGCCAGCGTCCTCGCCGAAGAACTGACCCACCGGGGCCACACCGCCGTGGCGGTGCATGGTCCCGTTCCCGGTGCCCGGATCATCTCCGATACCCTCCTGTAG
- a CDS encoding ABC-F family ATP-binding cassette domain-containing protein — MAHLLGGENLTVSFATRTVLDGVTLGLEDGDRIGMVGRNGDGKSTLMRLLALRSTPDSGRVTKRGDVTVGYLDQGDVLDGDLTVGAAIVGDRADHEWAANAKIREVMGGLVGDVDWHANVHALSGGQKRRVALAKLLIEDHDVIMLDEPTNHLDVEGVAWLARHLKTRWRANQGAFLVVTHDRWFLDEVCNYTWEVHDAMVDMFDGGYAAYVLARAERDRMAAVVEGKRQQLVKKELAWLRRGAPARTAKPKFRIEAANDLIADVPDPRDSVALSKMATARLGKDVLDLENVTLDFLDGEDGQKLFDNITLRLAPGERLGLVGVNGAGKSTLLKLLNGEIQPTSGKVKRGKTVVTAVLTQDVKELDDVSDLRVIEVIEREKRSFSVGGKEFTAGQLVEQLGFTKEKQWTPVSDLSGGERRRLQLLRLLVGEPNVLMLDEPTNDLDTDTLAAVEDVLDGWPGTLVVVSHDRYLLERVTDNQMALLGDGKLRGLPGGVDQYLELREAALASGAVGGGSGAPTSASGSSASTAASGASEAEKREARKDLNRIDRQLGKIAQQEEKLHTQMAAKSESGDFDALGELNGKLRELLDEKEGLELEWLEAAEILGE, encoded by the coding sequence TTGGCCCACCTGCTCGGCGGCGAAAACCTCACCGTTTCGTTCGCGACCCGCACTGTCCTCGACGGCGTCACCCTCGGTTTGGAGGACGGTGACCGCATCGGCATGGTGGGCCGCAACGGAGACGGCAAATCAACCCTCATGCGCCTGCTCGCCCTGCGCTCAACGCCCGATTCCGGTCGCGTCACCAAACGCGGCGACGTGACCGTCGGCTACCTCGACCAAGGCGACGTGCTCGACGGCGACCTCACAGTAGGCGCTGCGATCGTCGGCGACCGCGCGGACCACGAATGGGCTGCCAACGCCAAAATCCGCGAAGTCATGGGCGGATTGGTGGGCGACGTCGACTGGCACGCCAACGTCCACGCACTCTCCGGTGGACAGAAACGCCGTGTCGCGTTGGCCAAGCTGCTCATCGAAGACCACGACGTCATCATGTTGGACGAGCCCACCAACCACCTCGACGTCGAAGGCGTCGCCTGGCTGGCCCGGCACCTGAAGACCCGCTGGCGCGCCAACCAGGGCGCGTTCCTGGTAGTCACCCACGACCGCTGGTTCCTGGACGAAGTCTGCAACTACACCTGGGAAGTCCACGACGCCATGGTGGACATGTTCGACGGCGGATATGCCGCCTACGTTTTGGCACGCGCCGAGCGTGACCGGATGGCCGCCGTCGTCGAAGGCAAGCGCCAGCAACTGGTCAAAAAGGAGCTTGCCTGGCTTCGCCGCGGCGCCCCGGCCCGAACAGCAAAGCCGAAGTTCCGTATCGAAGCCGCCAATGACCTCATCGCCGACGTGCCCGATCCCCGCGACTCCGTGGCCCTGAGCAAAATGGCCACCGCCCGCTTGGGCAAGGACGTGCTGGACCTCGAGAACGTGACCCTCGACTTCCTCGACGGCGAAGACGGCCAGAAGCTGTTCGACAACATCACCCTTCGGCTCGCGCCGGGCGAACGCCTGGGACTGGTGGGGGTCAACGGTGCCGGCAAGTCCACCCTGCTGAAACTGCTCAACGGCGAAATCCAGCCCACGTCCGGGAAAGTGAAGCGCGGGAAGACCGTGGTCACCGCCGTGCTCACCCAGGACGTCAAAGAACTCGACGACGTCTCGGACCTGCGGGTCATTGAAGTCATTGAACGCGAAAAGCGGTCCTTCAGCGTGGGCGGCAAGGAGTTCACCGCAGGACAACTCGTGGAGCAGCTCGGGTTCACCAAGGAAAAGCAATGGACCCCGGTCTCCGACCTTTCCGGTGGCGAGCGGCGACGACTTCAACTCCTGCGCCTGCTGGTCGGTGAGCCCAACGTCCTCATGCTCGACGAACCCACCAACGACCTCGACACCGACACCCTCGCCGCCGTCGAAGACGTCCTTGACGGTTGGCCCGGCACGCTCGTAGTCGTCAGCCACGACCGCTACCTCCTGGAACGCGTCACCGACAACCAAATGGCGTTGCTGGGAGACGGCAAACTCCGCGGCCTTCCCGGCGGCGTGGACCAATACCTGGAACTGCGCGAAGCGGCACTTGCTTCCGGCGCCGTCGGCGGGGGATCCGGCGCGCCGACTTCCGCCAGTGGGTCCTCTGCTTCCACTGCTGCATCAGGTGCCAGCGAGGCCGAAAAGCGCGAAGCCCGCAAGGACCTCAACAGGATCGACCGCCAACTTGGCAAGATCGCCCAGCAGGAAGAAAAGCTCCACACCCAGATGGCTGCGAAGTCCGAATCCGGCGACTTCGACGCACTCGGCGAACTCAACGGCAAGCTCCGCGAATTGCTCGACGAGAAAGAGGGCCTGGAGCTCGAGTGGTTGGAGGCCGCCGAAATCCTGGGCGAGTAG
- a CDS encoding VOC family protein, with product MTAPQLYVTFPGTAREALGFYASIFGGELSLHTFEEFNRTDGPPDAIAHGVLSGAVSLFGSDAANAENTVSIQGAMLSLLGTAEPDVLHEWFDKLADGGRIVDPLAQKPWGASDGQVVDRHGLHWLIGYEAAE from the coding sequence ATGACTGCACCCCAGCTCTATGTCACTTTTCCCGGGACAGCCCGCGAAGCGCTTGGCTTTTACGCGAGCATCTTCGGCGGCGAGCTTTCGTTGCACACCTTCGAAGAGTTCAATCGCACGGACGGCCCTCCCGATGCCATCGCCCATGGAGTCCTCAGTGGTGCGGTGTCGTTGTTCGGTTCCGACGCTGCGAACGCCGAAAACACAGTCAGCATCCAAGGCGCCATGCTCTCGCTGCTGGGAACTGCCGAACCCGACGTTCTTCACGAATGGTTCGACAAGCTTGCCGACGGCGGCCGGATCGTCGACCCGCTGGCGCAGAAACCGTGGGGCGCGTCAGACGGCCAGGTTGTGGACCGTCACGGCCTCCACTGGCTCATAGGCTACGAGGCCGCCGAATAG
- a CDS encoding TetR/AcrR family transcriptional regulator, with amino-acid sequence MTGQQRKSQLIGIGRALFAARGLDGTTIEEIAATAGVSKPVIYEHFGSKEGLYRQVVETEFRILLDSITEALSTDAKPRVLVERAALALLGYIEDRTDGFRILMRDAPPSQPEGAFSTLLSHVTARVEHLLSDEFARRGFSAADGAMYAQMLVGMVAMTGQWWLDSRQPDKRAVAAHLVNLAWNGLTGLQKEPELRSDS; translated from the coding sequence ATGACTGGGCAGCAGCGGAAATCGCAGCTCATTGGCATCGGCCGCGCACTCTTCGCGGCCCGCGGACTGGATGGCACCACCATCGAGGAAATCGCAGCCACGGCCGGCGTGTCCAAGCCGGTCATATACGAACATTTCGGGTCGAAGGAGGGGCTGTACCGGCAGGTCGTGGAGACCGAATTCCGGATCCTCCTGGACTCCATTACCGAGGCACTGAGCACCGACGCCAAGCCCCGAGTCCTGGTGGAGCGTGCCGCGCTTGCCCTTCTTGGCTACATCGAAGACCGCACGGACGGCTTCCGGATCCTCATGCGGGACGCCCCACCCTCCCAGCCCGAGGGCGCCTTCTCAACCCTGCTCTCACATGTCACAGCACGCGTTGAGCACCTGCTTTCGGACGAATTCGCCCGCCGGGGTTTCAGCGCAGCCGATGGTGCCATGTACGCGCAAATGCTCGTAGGCATGGTGGCCATGACGGGCCAATGGTGGCTCGACAGCCGCCAACCCGACAAACGTGCCGTTGCAGCCCACTTGGTGAACCTTGCCTGGAACGGGCTCACCGGATTGCAGAAAGAGCCGGAGCTGCGTTCCGACAGCTAA
- the glmU gene encoding bifunctional UDP-N-acetylglucosamine diphosphorylase/glucosamine-1-phosphate N-acetyltransferase GlmU: protein MSPETTGPAAVIVLAAGAGTRMKSRTPKILHEIGGRSMVGHALLAARAINPLQLALVVRHERDRVAEHVTTLDPEALIVDQDDVPGTGRAVEVALNALDAAAELSGTVVVTYGDVPLLTGELLGELVTTHEAEGNAVTVLTAVLDDATGYGRILRAEDGTVTGIREHKDASDSERSIREVNSGIYAFDAAVLRTALSKVTTDNAQGEMYLTDVLGLARDAGGRVAAVVTEDRWQVEGANDRIQLSALGAEHNRRIVEAWMRAGVTVVDPNTTWIDSTVTLDEDVRLLPNTQLHGSTTVARDAVVGPDTTLTDVTIGEGAKVTRTHGSGSTIGAKASVGPFTYLRPGTVLGETGKIGAFYETKNVTIGRGSKLSHLGYAGDAEIGEDTNIGCGNITANYDGEKKHRTVIGSGVRTGSNTVFVAPVTVGDGAYSGAGAVIRKDVPAGALALSLAAQRNAEDWVISNRPGTASAQLAQAAQASTSSQSPATTEEGN from the coding sequence GTGAGCCCCGAAACCACCGGTCCCGCAGCGGTCATTGTTCTGGCCGCCGGTGCCGGAACGCGCATGAAGTCGCGGACTCCTAAGATTCTCCACGAAATCGGCGGCCGCTCCATGGTGGGCCACGCCCTGTTGGCTGCCCGGGCCATCAACCCGCTGCAGCTGGCCCTGGTTGTCCGGCACGAGCGCGACCGTGTGGCCGAGCACGTTACCACCCTGGACCCGGAAGCCCTGATCGTTGACCAGGACGACGTACCCGGCACGGGCCGCGCAGTGGAGGTAGCGCTCAACGCACTTGACGCCGCCGCCGAACTTTCCGGCACCGTTGTTGTCACCTACGGCGATGTTCCCCTGTTGACGGGTGAATTGCTCGGCGAGCTCGTCACCACCCACGAAGCCGAAGGCAACGCCGTTACGGTACTCACCGCAGTACTGGACGACGCCACCGGTTATGGCCGGATCCTCCGCGCCGAGGATGGCACCGTCACCGGCATCCGCGAACACAAAGACGCAAGCGATTCCGAGCGCAGCATCCGCGAGGTCAACTCCGGCATCTACGCTTTCGACGCTGCCGTACTGAGGACCGCCCTCTCGAAGGTCACTACGGACAACGCCCAGGGCGAGATGTACCTGACCGATGTCCTCGGTTTGGCGCGCGACGCCGGTGGCCGGGTTGCCGCCGTCGTTACTGAAGACCGCTGGCAGGTTGAGGGTGCCAACGACCGCATCCAGTTGTCGGCGCTGGGCGCTGAGCACAACCGCCGCATCGTCGAGGCCTGGATGCGTGCAGGTGTGACCGTCGTGGATCCGAACACCACCTGGATCGACTCCACCGTCACCCTGGACGAAGACGTCCGCCTCCTGCCCAATACGCAACTGCACGGTTCCACCACAGTGGCGCGCGACGCCGTCGTGGGCCCGGACACCACCTTGACCGATGTCACCATCGGCGAAGGCGCGAAGGTGACCCGCACGCACGGCTCCGGTTCCACGATTGGTGCCAAGGCGAGCGTGGGCCCGTTCACGTACCTCCGTCCAGGCACGGTGCTGGGGGAGACCGGCAAGATCGGTGCGTTCTACGAGACCAAGAACGTGACCATCGGCCGTGGTTCCAAGCTCTCGCACCTGGGCTACGCCGGCGACGCCGAAATCGGCGAGGACACCAACATCGGTTGCGGCAACATCACCGCAAATTACGACGGCGAGAAGAAGCACCGTACGGTGATCGGCTCCGGCGTCCGCACGGGTTCCAACACGGTGTTCGTAGCCCCCGTGACAGTAGGCGACGGCGCGTACAGCGGTGCCGGGGCAGTCATCCGCAAGGACGTCCCCGCCGGTGCCCTCGCCCTTAGCCTGGCCGCGCAGCGGAACGCCGAAGACTGGGTCATCTCCAACCGCCCAGGAACGGCCTCGGCACAGCTGGCCCAGGCCGCACAGGCCTCCACATCCTCACAATCCCCGGCAACCACAGAAGAGGGCAATTAG
- a CDS encoding ribose-phosphate diphosphokinase: MSEITAHGEKKLILAAGRAHPELAQEIAKELETELLPIDAYDFANGEIYVRSAESVRGTDAFVIQAHPAPLNNWLMEQLIMIDSLKRASAKRITVVSPFYPYSRQDKKGRGREPISARLVADLYKTAGADRIMSVDLHTSQIQGFFDGPVDHLMAIPLLADYIRTKVEADNITVVSPDTGRVRVAEQWAERLGGAPLAFVHKSRDLTVPNQAVSKTVVGQVEGRTCVLIDDMIDTGGTISGAVQVLKNAGAKDVIIACTHAVFSDPAAQRLADSGAREVVVTNTLPIPAEKRFPSLTVLSIAPLIARAIREVFDDGSVTSLFDGKA; encoded by the coding sequence ATGAGCGAAATTACCGCACACGGCGAGAAGAAACTGATTCTCGCCGCCGGAAGGGCGCATCCGGAGTTGGCGCAGGAAATCGCGAAGGAGCTGGAAACCGAGCTCCTGCCCATCGATGCCTACGACTTCGCCAATGGGGAAATCTACGTCCGTTCGGCTGAGAGCGTGCGAGGCACTGACGCCTTCGTCATCCAAGCCCACCCGGCACCGTTGAACAACTGGCTCATGGAGCAGTTGATCATGATCGATTCCCTCAAGCGCGCCTCTGCCAAGAGGATCACGGTTGTTTCGCCGTTCTACCCGTACTCCCGCCAGGACAAGAAGGGCCGCGGCCGCGAGCCCATCTCGGCCCGCCTGGTTGCCGACCTCTACAAGACGGCCGGTGCGGACCGCATCATGTCCGTGGACCTGCACACTTCGCAGATCCAGGGCTTCTTCGACGGCCCCGTCGACCACCTGATGGCCATCCCGCTGCTGGCTGACTACATCCGCACCAAGGTTGAGGCCGACAACATCACCGTTGTTTCGCCCGACACCGGCCGTGTCCGGGTGGCAGAGCAGTGGGCTGAGCGACTGGGCGGCGCCCCCTTGGCGTTCGTGCACAAGAGCCGTGACCTCACGGTTCCCAACCAGGCTGTTTCCAAGACCGTTGTTGGCCAGGTTGAGGGACGTACCTGCGTGCTCATCGACGACATGATCGACACCGGCGGAACCATCTCCGGCGCCGTCCAGGTGCTGAAGAACGCCGGCGCCAAGGACGTCATCATCGCCTGCACGCACGCAGTCTTCTCCGATCCCGCAGCCCAGCGGCTCGCTGACTCCGGCGCACGCGAGGTGGTTGTCACCAACACGCTGCCCATCCCGGCCGAGAAGCGCTTCCCGTCGCTGACCGTGTTGTCGATCGCGCCGTTGATCGCTCGCGCCATCCGTGAAGTGTTCGACGACGGTTCGGTCACCAGCCTGTTCGACGGCAAGGCCTGA